From one Lotus japonicus ecotype B-129 chromosome 3, LjGifu_v1.2 genomic stretch:
- the LOC130743124 gene encoding chromo domain-containing protein LHP1, whose product MKGVGKRRTTSETSNDAAGAVDFGVVDGGGGGSGSGSGGGGGGYAADGASFAEGEHTQLQKGEAEQPRVEDSEEEAADYDDDEEEEEEEEEEDEHADRVAVSGPGKGPILREGFYEVEAIRRKRIRRGQPQYLIKWRDWSEGSNTWEPLENLASVPDVVAAFEASLRSAKRKRKRKHAVHHIQPKKRLERSATPYSLRQFPANTPDNHHTQSAPLNDISIPDIPAFPQTVLFADEVENNGDASSLGNSNHAHGNRSADAPEAVVERNEENDYDPKLSELRATTTNGYEGENLATQFQETQHSVGTRHVDGQLNGDCTEPGQSGRCRGAKRRKSGSVKRFNRDSYAGDEPVNTQRPVDVSAVTTEQVQTGAADNAGPNGHKRTNHARPACTIVKIIKPVRYSAAVASSMQDASVTFVALRSDGTEVLVDNTYLKAYYPILLINYYEQHLRYTPEHY is encoded by the exons ATGAAAGGTGTAGGGAAGAGGAGGACAACCTCGGAAACGTCGAACGATGCTGCTGGTGCTGTCGATTTCGGTGTTGTAGATGGAGGCGGAGGCGGAAGCGGAAGCGGaagcggaggaggaggaggagggtatGCTGCAGATGGTGCTTCTTTTGCTGAAGGAGAGCATACCCAGTTGCAGAAAGGGGAAGCGGAGCAACCCCGTGTGGAAGATTCggaagaagaagctgcagattatgatgatgatgaagaagaagaagaagaggaggaggaagaagatgagcatGCAGATCGGGTTGCAGTGTCTGGACCGGGAAAGGGTCCCATTCTCCGTGAAGGTTTCTATGAAGTTGAAGCTATACGTCGTAAGAGGATTCGTAGG GGTCAGCCGCAGTACTTAATCAAATG GCGTGATTGGTCAGAGGGATCCAATACTTGGGAGCCTCTAGAAAATCTTGCGAGTGTTCCTGATGTTGTTGCTGCTTTCGAGGCTAG CTTGAGATCAGCAAAGAGAAAGCGCAAACGCAAGCATGCGGTTCATCACATTCAGCCTAAGAAGAGGCTGGAGCGTTCTGCCACTCCTTACAGCCTCAGACAATTTCCGGCAAATACACCTGACAACCACCACACACAGTCTGCCCCTCTCAACGATATTAGTATTCCTGATATTCCTGCCTTTCCCCAGACTGTGCTTTTTGCGGATGAAGTTGAAAATAATGGTGATGCCAGCAGTCTCGGAAACTCTAATCATGCTCATGGTAATAGGTCTGCCGATGCTCCAGAAGCAGTTGTTGAAAGGAATGAGGAAAATGATTATGATCCTAAGCTTAGCGAACTTAGAGCTACGACCACCAACGGGTATGAAGGAGAAAACCTCGCAACACAGTTTCAAGAAACTCAACATTCAGTAGGAACTCGTCATGTTGATGGTCAACTAAATGGGGATTGCACAGAACCTGGTCAAAGTGGCCGCTGCAGAGGAGctaaacggagaaaatctggtTCTGTTAAGAGGTTCAATAGAGATTCATATGCTGGTGACGAACCCGTTAATACTCAAAGACCAGTTGACGTATCTGCTGTTACAACTGAACAAGTACAAACAGGGGCTGCTGATAATGCGGGTCCAAATGGCCATAAGAGGACGAATCACGCTAGACCTGCCTGCACTATTGTCAAGATTATTAAGCCAGTACGCTATTCAGCTGCAGTAGCTAGCAGCATGCAGGATGCTTCAGTAACCTTCGTCGCTTTGAG GTCGGATGGAACAGAAGTGTTGGTTGATAACACATATCTCAAGGCATACTATCCCATTCTG CTAATCAATTACTACGAGCAGCATCTCCGCTACACTCCTGAACATTACTGA